A part of Gossypium hirsutum isolate 1008001.06 chromosome A07, Gossypium_hirsutum_v2.1, whole genome shotgun sequence genomic DNA contains:
- the LOC107926129 gene encoding 11-beta-hydroxysteroid dehydrogenase-like 4A isoform X1, which yields MANHIDVITNIMNVIVPPLMLIVLLLVYPLYLIYKFINFITRLLTSENVAGKVVLVTGAAAGIGEQISYEYARRRARLVLVDVRGDHLGRVVENVRSFGSPDVIAITADVSKEEDCKKFVDEAIKHFHRLDHLVNNAGLARVKLFEEIQNFSDFSYLLDVNLWGVAYGTYYAIPHLRKTKGKIIVMASSVGWYPFPRFSFYNASKAALITFYETLRTEIGNSNIGITIVTPGLVKSALSQNEPAKAALGWIPMVSAEKCGKAIVKGACRGDKYVVEPSWVNSLYALKVMCPDLVEFCNRFLFITSEKTAPHTFNAPPKSFIPTELKSD from the exons ATGGCTAATCATATAGATGTGATTACAAATATCATGAATGTGATAGTGCCTCCGCTTATGCTCATTGTTCTCCTTCTTGTTTATCCACTTTATCTTATTTACAAGTTCATCAACTTCATAACAAGGCTCCTAACCAGTGAAAATGTTGCTGGAAAAGTAGTGCTCGTCACTGGTGCAGCTGCAGGGATCGGAGAG cAAATCTCTTATGAATATGCAAGAAGAAGAGCTCGGTTGGTGTTGGTGGACGTAAGAGGGGATCATCTAGGAAGGGTTGTGGAAAATGTTAGAAGCTTTGGATCTCCGGATGTTATTGCCATTACAGCTGATGTTTCCAAGGAAGAAGATTGCAAGAAATTTGTTGATGAAGCAATCAAGCATTTTCATCGAT TGGATCACTTGGTTAATAATGCTGGCCTTGCAAGAGTAAAATTGTTTGAGGAAATCCAAAACTTCTCTGATTTCTCTTATCTTCTG GACGTGAACTTGTGGGGAGTGGCATATGGCACATATTACGCCATTCCACACCTAAGAAAAACTAAAGGGAAGATCATTGTCATGGCTTCCTCCGTTGGATGGTATCCTTTCCCACGCTTCAGTTTTTACAAT GCAAGCAAGGCAGCATTGATCACCTTCTACGAGACGTTGAGAACCGAGATTGGCAATTCCAACATTGGCATAACAATTGTGACCCCGGGATTGGTCAAGTCGGCTTTGTCACAAAACGAACCTGCAAAG GCAGCACTTGGATGGATCCCAATGGTATCAGCAGAGAAATGTGGGAAAGCAATAGTGAAGGGTGCATGCCGAGGAGATAAGTACGTGGTGGAGCCATCATGGGTTAACTCACTTTATGCATTGAAAGTGATGTGCCCTGACCTGGTTGAATTTTGCAATCGCTTCTTATTTATTACTTCAGAGAAAACTGCACCACACACCTTTAATGCACCCCCTAAAAGCTTCATACCAACGGAATTAAAATCtgattga
- the LOC107926129 gene encoding 11-beta-hydroxysteroid dehydrogenase isoform X2 produces MANHIDVITNIMNVIVPPLMLIVLLLVYPLYLIYKFINFITRLLTSENVAGKVVLVTGAAAGIGEQISYEYARRRARLVLVDVRGDHLGRVVENVRSFGSPDVIAITADVSKEEDCKKFVDEAIKHFHRLDHLVNNAGLARVKLFEEIQNFSDFSYLLDVNLWGVAYGTYYAIPHLRKTKGKIIVMASSVGWYPFPRFSFYNASKAALITFYETLRTEIGNSNIGITIVTPGLVKSALSQNEPAKWTGVLTFD; encoded by the exons ATGGCTAATCATATAGATGTGATTACAAATATCATGAATGTGATAGTGCCTCCGCTTATGCTCATTGTTCTCCTTCTTGTTTATCCACTTTATCTTATTTACAAGTTCATCAACTTCATAACAAGGCTCCTAACCAGTGAAAATGTTGCTGGAAAAGTAGTGCTCGTCACTGGTGCAGCTGCAGGGATCGGAGAG cAAATCTCTTATGAATATGCAAGAAGAAGAGCTCGGTTGGTGTTGGTGGACGTAAGAGGGGATCATCTAGGAAGGGTTGTGGAAAATGTTAGAAGCTTTGGATCTCCGGATGTTATTGCCATTACAGCTGATGTTTCCAAGGAAGAAGATTGCAAGAAATTTGTTGATGAAGCAATCAAGCATTTTCATCGAT TGGATCACTTGGTTAATAATGCTGGCCTTGCAAGAGTAAAATTGTTTGAGGAAATCCAAAACTTCTCTGATTTCTCTTATCTTCTG GACGTGAACTTGTGGGGAGTGGCATATGGCACATATTACGCCATTCCACACCTAAGAAAAACTAAAGGGAAGATCATTGTCATGGCTTCCTCCGTTGGATGGTATCCTTTCCCACGCTTCAGTTTTTACAAT GCAAGCAAGGCAGCATTGATCACCTTCTACGAGACGTTGAGAACCGAGATTGGCAATTCCAACATTGGCATAACAATTGTGACCCCGGGATTGGTCAAGTCGGCTTTGTCACAAAACGAACCTGCAAAG TGGACTGGTGTGCTGACATTTGATTGA
- the LOC107926129 gene encoding 11-beta-hydroxysteroid dehydrogenase isoform X3, producing MANHIDVITNIMNVIVPPLMLIVLLLVYPLYLIYKFINFITRLLTSENVAGKVVLVTGAAAGIGEQISYEYARRRARLVLVDVRGDHLGRVVENVRSFGSPDVIAITADVSKEEDCKKFVDEAIKHFHRLDHLVNNAGLARVKLFEEIQNFSDFSYLLDVNLWGVAYGTYYAIPHLRKTKGKIIVMASSVGWYPFPRFSFYNASKAALITFYETLRTEIGNSNIGITIVTPGLVKSALSQNEPAK from the exons ATGGCTAATCATATAGATGTGATTACAAATATCATGAATGTGATAGTGCCTCCGCTTATGCTCATTGTTCTCCTTCTTGTTTATCCACTTTATCTTATTTACAAGTTCATCAACTTCATAACAAGGCTCCTAACCAGTGAAAATGTTGCTGGAAAAGTAGTGCTCGTCACTGGTGCAGCTGCAGGGATCGGAGAG cAAATCTCTTATGAATATGCAAGAAGAAGAGCTCGGTTGGTGTTGGTGGACGTAAGAGGGGATCATCTAGGAAGGGTTGTGGAAAATGTTAGAAGCTTTGGATCTCCGGATGTTATTGCCATTACAGCTGATGTTTCCAAGGAAGAAGATTGCAAGAAATTTGTTGATGAAGCAATCAAGCATTTTCATCGAT TGGATCACTTGGTTAATAATGCTGGCCTTGCAAGAGTAAAATTGTTTGAGGAAATCCAAAACTTCTCTGATTTCTCTTATCTTCTG GACGTGAACTTGTGGGGAGTGGCATATGGCACATATTACGCCATTCCACACCTAAGAAAAACTAAAGGGAAGATCATTGTCATGGCTTCCTCCGTTGGATGGTATCCTTTCCCACGCTTCAGTTTTTACAAT GCAAGCAAGGCAGCATTGATCACCTTCTACGAGACGTTGAGAACCGAGATTGGCAATTCCAACATTGGCATAACAATTGTGACCCCGGGATTGGTCAAGTCGGCTTTGTCACAAAACGAACCTGCAAAG TAA
- the LOC107926119 gene encoding HVA22-like protein e isoform X2, translating to MSRFWTLLSNLHALAGYASVIAIETPGKEDDEQWLAYWILYSLLTLTEMVLQSVLEWIPIWYTVKLVFMAWMVLPQFRGAAFIYERFVRDQIKKQGFLRENNNNKSHHHQSGNTNSPNGKGKKKFVHFIVPNKAEQEAY from the exons ATGAGTCGTTTCTGGACTTTGCTCTCCAATCTTCATGCTTTAGCTGG aTATGCCTCGGTGATAGCTATAGAAACACCAGGGAAAGAAGATGATGAACAGTGGCTTGCTTATTGGATCCTATATTCTTTGCTAACTTTAACAGAGATGGTGCTTCAATCAGTCTTAGAGTG GATACCAATTTGGTACACAGTGAAGCTAGTGTTTATGGCATGGATGGTATTACCACAGTTTAGGGGGGCAGCTTTCATATATGAAAGGTTTGTGAGGGACCAAATCAAGAAACAAGGGTTTTTGAgagagaataataataataagagccATCATCATCAAAGTGGGAATACTAATTCTCCAAATGGTAAAGGAAAGAAGAAATTTGTGCACTTCATCGTCCCCAATAAA GCGGAGCAAGAGGCTTACTGA
- the LOC107926119 gene encoding HVA22-like protein e isoform X1, with the protein MSRFWTLLSNLHALAGPVVMLLYPLYASVIAIETPGKEDDEQWLAYWILYSLLTLTEMVLQSVLEWIPIWYTVKLVFMAWMVLPQFRGAAFIYERFVRDQIKKQGFLRENNNNKSHHHQSGNTNSPNGKGKKKFVHFIVPNKAEQEAY; encoded by the exons ATGAGTCGTTTCTGGACTTTGCTCTCCAATCTTCATGCTTTAGCTGG GCCTGTGGTGATGTTGCTGTATCCCCT aTATGCCTCGGTGATAGCTATAGAAACACCAGGGAAAGAAGATGATGAACAGTGGCTTGCTTATTGGATCCTATATTCTTTGCTAACTTTAACAGAGATGGTGCTTCAATCAGTCTTAGAGTG GATACCAATTTGGTACACAGTGAAGCTAGTGTTTATGGCATGGATGGTATTACCACAGTTTAGGGGGGCAGCTTTCATATATGAAAGGTTTGTGAGGGACCAAATCAAGAAACAAGGGTTTTTGAgagagaataataataataagagccATCATCATCAAAGTGGGAATACTAATTCTCCAAATGGTAAAGGAAAGAAGAAATTTGTGCACTTCATCGTCCCCAATAAA GCGGAGCAAGAGGCTTACTGA